Proteins encoded in a region of the Xiphophorus couchianus chromosome 11, X_couchianus-1.0, whole genome shotgun sequence genome:
- the LOC114153710 gene encoding collagenase 3-like, with amino-acid sequence MKTFTLSFLLSLLAAVFCMPVSQPTQQDEKFAENYLKRFFNLTEERGPTFRSGISSVSKKLMEMQKFFGLQITGNLDADTLAMMKKPRCGVPDVDVSRFSTFGNNLKWDKNDLTYRIENYTPDMSAAEVDESIEKALQVWAKVTPLRFTRIYSGIADIMISFGRGEHGDFYPFDGPDGTLAHAFAPSSGIGGDAHFDEDETFTFRTNKGYVLFLVAAHEFGHSLGLSHSNDPGALMAPVYSYKNPDTFVLPQDDVRGIQSLYGKNEDPIPPGPTAPPTPDACDSSLVLDAVATLRGEMLFFKNGFFWRIHPQSNIPEQTLIPNFWPDAPDSVDAAYESEQSDRVFLFKGRQVWAFSGYDLVRDYPKSISSFGLPKDIKKVDAALNDPETGKTLFFVDSNYYSYDETTKAMDSGFPKRVDETFSGMTRKVTAALQNRGYTYLYSGPYMYEFSSRTGQMLRLLRNSYFLPCNNY; translated from the exons ATGAAGACGTTCACGCTGAGTTTTCTCCTGAGCCTTTTGGCTGCAGTGTTCTGCATGCCGGTGTCGCAGCCCACACAGCAGGATGAGAAGTTTGCAGAG AACTATCTGAAGAGATTTTTCAACCTGACAGAGGAAAGAGGTCCAACGTTCAGAAGTGGCATCAGCTCAGTGTCTAAGAAGCTGATGGAGATGCAAAAATTCTTTGGCCTTCAGATCACAGGGAACCTGGATGCTGACACCTTGGCCATGATGAAGAAGCCACGCTGTGGTGTCCCAGACGTAGATGTTTCTCGGTTCTCCACTTTTGGAAACAATCTGAAATGGGACAAGAATGACCTCACATACAG gATAGAGAACTACACACCAGACATGTCTGCAGCAGAGGTAGATGAATCCATTGAGAAAGCTCTTCAGGTTTGGGCCAAAGTTACTCCCCTCAGATTCACAAGGATTTACAGTGGCATAGCAGACATCATGATCTCCTTTGGTCGTGGTG AACATGGTGATTTTTACCCCTTTGACGGCCCTGACGGTACTCTTGCCCATGCTTTTGCTCCTTCTTCTGGTATCGGAGGAGACGCCCATTTTGATGAAGATGAGACCTTCACCTTCCGCACTAACAAAG GCTACGTCCTCTTCCTGGTTGCAGCCCATGAGTTCGGACACTCTCTGGGTTTGTCCCACTCTAACGACCCTGGTGCTCTCATGGCCCCTGTGTACTCGTACAAAAACCCAGACACGTTTGTTCTGCCACAAGATGATGTCAGAGGCATCCAGTCGCTTTATG GCAAAAACGAGGATCCAATTCCTCCTGGACCAACTGCTCCCCCCACTCCTGATGCCTGTGATTCCTCCCTGGTCTTGGATGCTGTTGCCACACTACGAGGAGAGATGCTGTTCTTCAAGAACGG ATTCTTCTGGCGTATCCACCCCCAGAGTAACATCCCTGAGCAAACTCTCATACCGAACTTCTGGCCTGACGCCCCTGACAGTGTTGATGCTGCTTACGAGAGTGAGCAGTCAGACAGAGTCTTTCTCTTTAAAG GTCGTCAAGTTTGGGCATTCAGTGGCTATGATCTGGTACGCGATTATCCCAAATCGATTTCCAGCTTCGGTTTGCCAAAGGACATCAAGAAAGTCGATGCGGCCCTCAATGACCCAGAGACTGGAAAGACTCTGTTCTTCGTTGACAGCAATTACTACAG CTATGATGAGACTACAAAGGCGATGGACTCAGGATTCCCAAAGCGAGTTGATGAAACCTTCTCTGGAATGACCAGGAAGGTGACAGCAGCTTTACAGAACAGAG GTTACACCTACCTCTACAGTGGTCCCTACATGTACGAGTTCAGCTCGAGGACGGGGCAGATGCTGCGTCTACTGAGAAACAGCTACTTCCTGCCCTGCAACAACTACTAG